The nucleotide sequence ATATTGCCCTAAGTGCCTTATCACTTCTTGTAATCTCTGCGGACCTTACTACTTCGATAAAGAGGTACCAGTTGCACCTTCAACTCCTGCACCCTTTTTCCCTAATAAACTTTTACAAGAATAGCAGAAATACATTTCCTGGTGCGATTCAGAGATAGAAAGGCTACAGAAGGAAGTCTCCTATTATAAAAATCTCTATGAACAACTTTTACTGAAAAAAGAGTTGGAAAAAGATTTTGTCGCACTTAATAACGGAGGAAATTCAGAAGAAGAAAAGCTTGAGACAGCTAATATGCTATATTCTGATACAATAGAAATAATAACTGCGGCACAAGAGGAACAAGGCCCTCGCCTTGTAAAAAACATGTTATACAATTTACAAGTGGAAATTAATATTCCAGGTATTCCAAAGTTCTCACTAAGAGCAATATTAGATACTGGTGCAACTGTGTCAACTAGAAATCAATCCCGAAGGAAGCCCTGGAAGAAAACACATTTATTGTTCATTTTAGCGGGATAAACTCTCAACAGACAGCTAGATTAAAGATGAGGCCAGGAAGAATGACTATTGGCGACAACAATTTCTGTATCCCCTATATACATATAGCTTTCCAATGGTGTTAGGGGACAAGATACAAATGATTATTGGATTTAACTTTATAAGAGTCATGCATGAAGGGGTAAGAATAGATGGTAATGTTGTTACTTTCTATAAAAATCTAACTGTGATCAATACTCTCCCCTCAGCAAACACAGTAGCAGTCATTGAGGAGCTCCATCTGGAGGAAGATGAGTATATACAGATTAAAGAAATAGTATCTTATTCTATTGGAAAAGCTTCCCAACAATTTTCAGAGCAATTTGGTCTCTTGTTAAAAGAGCTAACGGAGCAAGGTTTCATTGGCGAAAATCCTCTTCAGCACTGGTCCAAAAATAAGATTCTTTGCTATCTGGATATTAAAAACCTAGACTTTATCATTGAAGATAAACCTCTTAAGCACTTAACGCCAAATCAGAAGGTGTTTACTAGGCACGTCCAGGCTCTATTAAAACTAGGAGTCATCAGACCAAGCAAGAGCCGGCACAGAACTACTGCCATTATTGTTAACTCTGGCACAACTATAGATCCTGCCACTGGTAAAGAagtaaaagggaaagaaaggatGGTATTCAACTATAAGCGTCTCAATGATTTAACCAACAAGGACCTACCTGGCATTAATACAATACTACAAAAGGTCAGCAAAACTTCAATTGATTCGAAATTTGACCTTAAAAGTGGTTTTCACCAAGTAGCAATGCATCTTGAGTCCATTGAATGAATTGCATTTTGGGTACCCGATGGATTATACGAGTGGCTAGTTATGTCATTTGGCCTCAAGAATGCACCCGCCATTTTTCAACGGAAGATGGACAACTGCTTCAAAAAGACGGAGGATTTCATTATCGTCTATATTGATGACATCCTCGTGTTCTCTCAAAACGAGGAAGAGCATGGGAAACACCTGAAGATTATGCTTGACTGGTACTCAGTCCTACAAAAATGAAGATAGCAGTTCCGGAGATAGAGTTTCTTGGTGTTGTACTGGGTAACCGAAAAATCAAGCTTCAACCCCACATCATCACCCAAAATAACTGAGTTTAAGGAAGAAGATCTCTTAACCAAGCAAGGCATGAGATCCTGGTTAAGAATATTAAACTATGCTCGAAATTACATTCCTAACTTAGGGCAACTGTTGAGCCCGTTATATGCCAAAACTAGTCCCACAAGAGATCGAAGGATAAACTTCCAAGACTCGGCATTAGTAAAGAAAATCAAAGAAACAGCCAAAAAGCTTCCTGACTTAGAAGTACCCCCGGAAGATTGCTTCATAGTCCTTGAAGTTGATGGGTGTCTCGAAAGATGGGGCGGCATCTGCAAATGGAAGAGATGCAAATTTGACCCCAAAACCTCTGAGAAAATATGTGTCTATGCTAGTGGCAAGTACTCTCCCATAAAATCAACAATTGACGCGGAGATACATGCCGTTATGAATACACTTGAAGCCCTCAAGATCTTCTATTTAGACAAGAAGGAGATAATTATCAGGACAGATTGCCaagcaattattagtttctttgggaAAACAACAACCAATAAGCCCTCCAGAGTGAGATGGCTCGCCTTCACTGACTATATCACGGGGGTTGGCATCCCAATACAATTTGAACAtattgaaggcaaagacaatCAATTAGCCGATGCATTATCCCGACTAATAACTTGTCCTGTTATTTCAGAATGGCCGGAACAAATTCTTGGAGGCCTGGAGCTAGTTCCCTCAGCACTGCAGGAGCTTCAAATGAAGCCCAGCACGGAAGCCCAAATGGAGATGACGATGGCCCTCAACAACCTCTCCAACTGGCTGAGCAGTACCAGAAACTATTACAAAGGCAGTACCCAATATCCCTTGAAGAAGATCAATGAATCAGAGAACAGCTACATCAACTGCAACAACACACGGCTATACAAGCCACCAATACTCTACAGCAACTACAAATACTCAATTCACTAAAACGCAAGGAATGCCAAAAGTTAAGCACATCGGACAACTGGTGGTCCGATTGGTATCCTGCTACAACGCAAGTGGACCAGCAATTAGAGCTAGCAGCTAGCCTACTCAGCGATGCTGTCAGAAGAATGAATAACTTTAAAGTCTAGCAGACGAGGTGGACCCACCCACTACATCTTCTCTAAACTACCACCACCGTTCGTCTAAAGTAGCTAAGCTGTAAAGTTTACTTTGTGTGTTGTAAAGATAAAGGTGCGTACGAAAAGTTTCTCCTCCAATCTCCTCTCTCGTTAATCTGCAGGATAATAGCTATCCTGCCCGGCATCACAATGATAAAATATCCTTATATGAAATATTTTGTCTGATTTATTTCAAATGCGACCAATCTATACCAACCAAGACAAATGGCCTATTGGTCTGTCCTCTCCAGTTTAAGTAGGCTCCCCCCTCCCCCCACATCCTGACCCAATCAACTAGATCAGTGCGCGCACTAGATCGAGTCAACCTGACCAGTGTCTACTTGCTCAATTCAATCCATCTACCATCTCAATCTAACTCATTCAACCTATTCTGCCTGACTATCCTATTTGGATCCACAATCAAACCAGCCCAACTGGCGTGCTCGACCACACTGGCCAACCAACCCAGTGAGTCCAGTCTACCAACCCCAATCAGCTAGAGGATTAGATAGAATAAGAATATGTATTATTTGAATAATTGAATAGATAAGTAATAGTTATTcctaaaataaagaaagaaataggGAATCACAACCATGGAATTTGATACAATCCAAATTCGTTTTTGAAATCAAATATAGGAATGTTTCTATGGGAAATATGAGAGAATAGAATGCCCATCCCTATGAACAAAATGAGAACTAATAGAGAATAGAATAACTATTCCTCTAAACCAAATCAACTATTAGAGCATTAGAGTACTAGAAAAAGATAATTAAACAAATACTGACCATTCTGTATAGCCAGGATCTACTGTGAACCCATATATATCAACAATATCACACATGGAGAGTGCCAATTCCACAGACTTCATTCCAGTTCCCTTGGCACCTCGTCTAAGGACAATACCTTGGAAAAGATAAACAGGATTTCGAAGTTCCTAAATATGAGATGAAACATGTGCAATTTAGTCTACAGAGTAtgaataacttatttaaaattgtcAACCACAGTGCCACACGAATAGGAGCAATGACAATCAAGTATCACCTTTATCATTGCATTGAAATCTCTGTGCATTACACTCTTGATTATAAGCACCTCATCAGCTGCAATCATCATGCATCATATTGTATTAGTAATAATAAATGTGAGTGCAGAAGGAAGAGAGCTGCTACCCTCAAACAGAATAGTATTAATAAGCATTCATGTCTGGTTATATTCAACGCTATGGGGGACATTTGTAGACCTAGCAAAAAAAACATCAATAACATGCTCATTTTTTGCAAGAATCCGCCTAACAGATTGTTTATCAAAATTCCCTTCAATCTAAAAGAACAATCCATAAACTGAGTGATGTCCAAAGTAACTACAGAAATACTCTCATACTTCTCGAGTGGATGATCATAGGATATGATTTATGAAAGATGATCAAGGAAAAACAGATGATCGTAAGTTCTATGAATTATGGTATTTTTCACAAACAAGCTAGAATCTTACAAGATCCATTGAGAATAGCAGCCATGTTACGTGCAGCGCCTCTCACAACAAGGCGAAAATCCCTTTTTAGTCCAACATATTTGGCATATTTCTGCAGAAAGGGAACATAAAAATAATCAGCTAAGCAAACTTAGAAAAAAACAGAGTTTCTAAAAACTGCTTCAGGGATAAAAATTGGATATACTGAATCAGATAAAAAAAATCTCATAATGATGCTAAAACTCAATCAGTTCATAGTTTGAGCGATTATGTagaacataaaattaaaaaatagcaaTTACGTAAAACATATAATAAACAATCACAATATTCAATATGGACCAAAGAAAACTCATCAACCATCTACCTCATTAACAGGAGCCTCATTATCCCGAAATACTGCATCATGTTCATCAATCTCCTGCCCAAATTCTGTCTTTAAGAGGTCCCCGGAGTTCCCAACAACAGCACAAGTCCTGAACTGGAGAGGACGAAAAGGAGGCTTTGCAGGCAATATTAAGTTAAGATGTTCCTCACAAAGTGAACGATTATAGCATTTATCTGCACCCCTAAATCAAAGAAAGTATAGAGAGATGCCTATTTAGTCATTTATGAAGTAGATCACAAGAAGAAGCTCACATATATAACAACTTACAACTGTGCAATTCTTTTTGCAGCATAATCTAACCATCCATCAGGTCGAACATCTAGATATTCCCGTGTCAAGACTGTAGTCATGTTACGATACTGGCAAAACTTGTGCGCTTAGTGCAAACTCTCACACTAAAACTTATAACAAAGGAAAGCTAACCTGTTCCCAGAGAAGGATAGCTTCACAGACATCATATTTGTACTCAAGTggctcaaaaattttaaactgtGCATTATACTGCAAAGTAGAAAATACATGatcagatttttcaaaaaaaataaaataaaatgatctCATGGAAATGAGATAAAGTAAATCAGTAAAATAGACAAGTTGAAAGTTTTGACCCAGGTACTGTTTGTGCCTTGAGGAAATTTGAGAACTAATTTACAGTGGTCAATGATTTCTGCTGTAAGCCCGAGTCCCCGGCTTGCCTAAACAAAGTGGCATGGTTAGCACACAATTATAGTACTCTAAACTTTCATAATTTATTGTGGCATAGCAACAAATATTAATTCTGCAAATAGATGTACAAGAATATCATAGGTTTGTCAGCAAACATGTTCAAATCCTGCCAGTTCAGTACTTTTATGGAAAAAAAACAAGTACATTAAGACACATTGTTGAGCATAAGCTAATGAATTTGCTAGATAAAAAAGTTGAATTGGGATAAATTGTAGCAGAATCCATTCTTAGTAATATGCTTTTTCAAGTAAAAGAacctttttaaacaaaaattccaAACTGTGTGTTGAATTGGATTTCTGCTTTGGTTCAGTTGATTGTTTCCACAAGAAGCAAAACCATTCAACTTCGTTACACAACCTTAAGAGATATCTTAGTAAGCAATCATCCTTACAAGGAAATTTAACATCATGGAATTTCTATACAAGCATGATATCCTGCCACATTCCACATACACCTTCTACAAACATCAGGTCATACAAGtagaatattttatttcattaccGAGTTTCTTGCTAACACTAGCAAAAGCTAATCCCAGAGAAATCCTCCTTACCTGGGTTGATTGATCTTTTGCATGGAAATCAAGCACCTAGAGTGTCAAGAACTTGGGATTTACAACTAatctatttaattaaaatatcattgCAGAAAATGTTACGGATTACCTAGACAGAGATAGTCCCAAAACTTGCAAACAACATGCTTGAAATAAATCATGAGATCAATTGAATCAAAACAATAAAAATGGATCCAACCTTACAGGCATTATTGGCCACTTGTTATTTCACAACATATCCAATTTTCACCAAAGACTCTTCGATGCCAGTTGGGAATTTGTCAGGAAGTTACATCACCGAGAAAATTTAGATATCCAAATTAGTTTTGTTCAAGTTAGATATTTTTTGCTCGCCTTCTGTCTTTCACACATTCGATTCTCAATCCTTCACGccttcaattaaaattattttaactctgAACGTGCCAAGACCATTTTAACCAACAACATGAAGAGCCaataagaatttaaaaaaaaaaaaaatgctcctTTTAACCATTTAACTGTGTTCAATTGCTCAACCGCTCGTAATCTTGCTTCACATTACATTCATATTTGACATCTTATTCAAAACCAACTGATGTTATTAGTTCAACGGAACCAAGTACAGATATCATTCTGAAGAAGAAAAATTGTTTCTCAAAAGTAAATGTGACGAACCACGCATTGTTGGACGGTGGATTGGAAATCCGACAGGATTCGGATCTCCTCGCTGTCGGCTACCGATGTCCGGGTTCCTTGTAAAAAAAGGCAAGATTGGAGAGACAAATAAAATGTATTCGAGGGATTAAGTTGCGATTACTCCCATCTCTGGCTCACCGGTGAAGAGAGAGGACTGGATTGAGACGACGAGAGCGGAGAAAACGAGAGCGGCGAGGAGGAGGATGGCAATGAAGGTGGGGTGCCGGCTTGCTGCGTTGTTCTTCGCCGTTCTCATTCCCCCGCAACGGCGAGATCTGATCTGACGGGATCGCGTTGGATCACTTCGCCCTCACCGCCACTGTATAAAGCAACACAGACACTGCGAAAGAAGCACAAAATAATAGGAACACTCTCGTTCACGAAAAAGGCAGGAAAATCTTATTTATGTGAAGCtgtcttcttttgttttttgttcTCTAAggaaaattctaatttttactatatttctgtctttaagagaaaaaagaggttgaaaattaagattttagaatttacAATTTAGCTGACAAAAATTGATCAAATTTATATTAAAAGTCTTTAAATCATGACATCAAAGatcttcataaaaaattaaataatttatcatgaaaattttaacttgtaaataaaaaaaatagaaaaatagtgaATATTTTCTTAACCAGATATGCATAACAAAGAAACGAATTAGATGAATGAGATAATTATGTGAACCTCTATGATGTGACTTTGGAGTTTGTATAGTTTTATAATCTCAAAAATGTGAGTTAGTTATTCAATATTTTTTAGTTATGTAGagtaaaaatttttagaaatatatcATAACTGAGGATTAAATCGTATATATTTAGATGATAATTTAGATATTCTATCGTTACACTATAATTCGAGGGATAATTTACTTTAAAAAGGTGAGAAAGaggttttttaattttattaaaaagtaaagaaaagaaaatgtgtTAAAATGATAAAACTGATTTAATAATTTTCaggaaaactaaaattaaatcaatattttaaatatatttttttcaacttACTGAATTAAATCCCCTcgtttttacgtttttttttttttaccctttCTTTTGAAGTAGACAACCctctcttttttctcttttttttcactTGAAGTAAAGAAGccttttttttcccccttttatTGAATAGAAGAGAACAGCTATGATTCGATTAAAATAAGTACTTTAGAGGTACGCACGGTtctcaaaatttaaatcaaatttgaaTTTGGCACGACAAAAATCTAGCAAACGTAAGATAGTAATAGATATTCAAAGTATTATGTCTaataattgaatttaaatttactTTAACTTGCAAATACCTATAAACCCTTAGATATGCTTACTCAAGTTAAATAACCTCGAGTTCAAATACTTGTTCATCATCCAAAGTGAATGGGCATTAAACAAACTCCGATAACATATACTTTACCGGATATAAATCTCAACAGTATCCAAAGATATGCTCAAGCTGCTGCTACAAATGATTCAAGCTATAAACACCTCAAAGTTTTCGTGAGTTTGCCCAAGAATTAAAAGGGGAAAAAATAACAATATTTGATTACCTGgcgtaacaaaaaaaaaaacaatgtcaATCAAAGTAAAAAACATACAAGTGCGATGTTTCAACTAATTCAACCTTGCCACATAAAACATGCAGGCCATCCGGGAAAAACAGTAAAGGAATTAGGATACCTATCAAGTGATTTCATCATACAATTGGCATCGAGGTAGAAAGAACAACATATGACAAGTAGTGGAGAGCATCCTGAACCTTCTCAGCCGCACTTGTTTTGTCATCTCGAAGGTGATTTGTGATAGCCTTTGCCTTTTCCTGCATTGAAGATTGCACGAGGCCAGGTTTTTCAGAAGAAACACTTTGTATGGCAGCCAGATATGCTTCGAGTATGTCCGAGATTCCTGGAATAAATACAGACTGATGCTATTAGAAAAATCCAAATGCCAAACTAGAGCCGACTAAAACTTGTTAGAACAAATTTATTACATCAGTCTTTACTATCAGTTTCAGATATTGATCAGGATGGACGCCAATTAAAAGTATACTAAATAAACATCCAGTGACCCTAGTGTTCTCCGAGAAGGAAAAGTAATGGATTGGGTATATACACTCTATATATAAACCATATATCGTGATAACTTGAAGAAACAAACAAACAATCCCATTCAGCCCAATTTGTTTGTTTATCTTTCCCATATATGATTTGGGTTTTCAGATTTTTTACAATCCAAAATATCAGGTCACGTTTTTTAGCAAAAACATGAGTCAACCCAATGCAACTCTGCCCTTATACCCACCATGCTcgcgcgcgcacacacacacaaaaGAAAACTTTATGGTTGCCCTGTTCCAGATATGCAAGTATTTCAACAGCAAAAACTTAGAAACAAACTCAACGAAACCATACATAAAGACTCACCTGTAATAAAACTGTTAGAAACTGTGTCCATATCACCAGCCATTGACTGGACTTTGTGCCTTATGATCTTAGCTTTTGAGACAGAATCTTCAGGCCATTCAATCTTCAGAGTATCATCATCTACTTCTTCTGTCTTTACTTTGTTTGCATTAGAAATGAGTGATTTTCCAAGAACCAGCATATGAGATACTGCAGAACAACAGAGTTCTGATAGTCTCTGCCATGGAAAAGTAATGAATCAATGACTTGTCACAACATAAAATGAGTATTGGGTCAAAATAAACACTAAACACATCTGTATACATGAATACACTCTGAGTTGACGTTTTCAAGTCTATCAGTAGCACGTTGTATTATATCATTCGCAGCAAGTCCCCCAAGAGCAGATGCAAACCTATACAAGCAATTCTGCCCTAGTATCAGAGAAGAGGAAGTAGGATTCACAAACTAGAAGAATAAGCCATAATCTTAGATATTTAAGCCTCAACCAAACATATTGTATAAAGACAAAAAGTGATGTTTAGAAACTGGAATGAGAACAGATACAAATAGCAACACAGTTCTTGTTACGGAACAGCAGCTCAATAAAAACAAGAGAAATGCAAATATGAAGCAGGCTCCAAATACTCGAAGTATCAAGTGAGATAACAATTTAGATATAAGCACACTCCTAAAGTAATTGAACACAGAATACTAGAAAAATTACGATGCATGAGAACCATCCTATTCCCATTTTTTTATTGAACTTGAACATTCATCTTCTCCATAGCTGATGCCACCTTCAAATCAAGGATTAAAAGAAATCAGCTTAAATGTAGTTTTATTGCATATGACACATAGGTTGTCCTTTTTCAATCTATCACCACAATGGTCTCTGTCAGTAGTCTTCAATCCCAAAAGGAGACAACTTAAACCATGAAAGCAATTCAAGAAATCAATTAATCCCTTGTTCCAAAACAAATCAGGGCTAACAGGTAGTGCACCACCAGCATTGCAATTCACATCCTAGCCTAAGGTTTGACtgatgtgtggatccttggaaaACAATAACACAAGTACAAGAGAAAAGGAACATCAAACCATAATGGATAGTTTAGAATTATTTAGCACCCTAATTTTGTTCATGAGAATAATATTTTAAGAAACAGAATTTTGCAATAATATCAAGACATAGCAAACCTTATATGAAACAGGAAAATAATTCCTATACAAAAAAAATTAGTACTTAATCCAAACAGATCTACCAAGTTATATGCTCTCAAAAAATCTGCCTAGTTGTGTACAGTTTAATTGGCATCAAACATTGAAAGAAAAGGCATAACAATCGATCAGAAAGTAATCGACTGAAGCTATTAACAACTTTGTCATTTTGAAGAACTTAACATGCATGCAAGAAAAATGCACCAAGCAAATTTTCAGAATAATGCAACAACTCTACTAAATATTTGCCAACTTTTAGGGAGTCACTAATGACGACTATGGTTTTTCCATGGCTTTTGCCAGTTGAATCCAAATGAAATTTTAACTCAGCATGACAGAATATTGATAGGTCATATTGCAAGTTGCAATACTGCAAAATGGAGGGCAATAACATGTTATGTATTTACGATCAGAATTAGATAAGTACCTGAAAGTTCACTATTAGTATTCCTTACTACTGAATTTGAAAACcatcattaa is from Zingiber officinale cultivar Zhangliang chromosome 7B, Zo_v1.1, whole genome shotgun sequence and encodes:
- the LOC122006392 gene encoding sialyltransferase-like protein 5, which translates into the protein MRTAKNNAASRHPTFIAILLLAALVFSALVVSIQSSLFTGTRTSVADSEEIRILSDFQSTVQQCVASRGLGLTAEIIDHCKLVLKFPQGTNSTWYNAQFKIFEPLEYKYDVCEAILLWEQYRNMTTVLTREYLDVRPDGWLDYAAKRIAQLGADKCYNRSLCEEHLNLILPAKPPFRPLQFRTCAVVGNSGDLLKTEFGQEIDEHDAVFRDNEAPVNEKYAKYVGLKRDFRLVVRGAARNMAAILNGSSDEVLIIKSVMHRDFNAMIKELRNPVYLFQGIVLRRGAKGTGMKSVELALSMCDIVDIYGFTVDPGYTEWTRYFSTPRKGHNPLQGRAYYQLLECLGVIRIHSPMRAKRKQDWSDVPSKELIRTAHAAALRLKQKETGQEGDLGPFANCKVWGSAKSDGPVSGSPDMGDMRQNSNYKKWELLPLESLRKEAQEHNAQMGGVSLYKMDGNKLDDLVCVRHNVQAEA